AGTATTGCTGAAGAAGAATTAGACCATTTACCAAAAAAAGATGTAGAAGGCGATTATGCAGTATGGAATTACTTCCAGAGTATTGACGAGGTAAACAATTATGATTTTCTTAAAGCTTTTAAAAATAAATATGGTAAAAATCGCGTCACGTCTGATCCGATTGAAGCAGGCTACTTCGGAGTTTATCTATGGGCGCAAGCAGTTGCAGATGCAGGTACAGATAAAGTAAATATTATTCGCGAATATATCAAAGACCAAAGTTTTAAAGCACCAGAAGGCGTTGTATATGTAGATTCTGAGAATCAACATACCTGGAAAACAGTAAGAATTGGAAAGATAAAAGCAAATGGTCAATTTGCAATTGTTTGGAACTCGGATAAACCAATTCGTCCTATACCATATCCTATCTCCCGTTCCAAAGCTGATTGGGAGATATTCCTCAACACTCTCTATAAAAGTTGGAATAAAAACTGGGCTAATCCTGGTTAATAAATCCTTAAGTTTGGAGATAAGGTAATTGAAAAGTAAGAAAATCGTTAACAAACTACTATTATGGTTTTTGTTAATAGCCTTGGTTCCCATGACTACGGTTACCTCTCTAGAGTATTATATTGCAGTTAATTCTCTAAAAAAAGAAGTTAATAATAATCTAATTTCTATTGCCGAGAGCAAAGCAAATCAACTTGAAGTTTATCTAAAAGAAAAGCAAAAAAACGCGGTAGTTATTGCCAAAATACCTAATATATCTGATGCTTTAGAACAGTACCAAGAAACTTTTAAAAAGTATGGGATTAAATCATTTGCTTATCAAAAAATAGATGATAAATATAGACCATTTTTAACTAATTGTTTAGAAACGTTTGGCTATTCTAATATCTTTTTAATATCTGAATCCGGCGATGTTGTTTTTTCTGTAAAACGCGATCAAAAAATTGGTTCAAATTATTATAAAGGAACTTATAAACATTCTGAATTGGCAAAAGTATTTGATAGAGCTAAAACATTGATGCAAGTTGAAATATCTAGTTTTAGCTATTATCCAGCGACAAATGAACCTGCCGCTTTTATCGCATCTCCCATTTTCAAAAATAATCTAATTGTCGGTGTTGTAGTTTTGCAACTAAATAATCAAGAGTTTAATAAAGTAGTCAACGATTATACTGGTTTGGGAAAAAATGGTGAAACGATTGTAGGCTCCATAGTTAAGGAACGCATAGTCTTTACGTCTCCAACACGTCATGACCCAAAAGCTGCCTTTCAAAGATATGTCAACATTGGCAAGCAGAAATTAGACCCACTTAATCAAGCGGCTCATGGTATTAAAGGAATTGGTATTACTATTGATTATCGCGGTCAAAAAACTATTGCTGCCTGGAGATATTTACCTTCCTTAAATGGGGGTCTTTTAGTAAAAATGGATATGGCAGAAGTTTTTGCTTCTTTAGAAACTCTAAAAAGTATTGTTATTTTTCTATTACTAATTACACTTTTACTTGTTATATTTGCAGCTATTGTAGTTGCCAAATCCATTTCTAAGCCAGTTGTTGAACTTACTCAAGTTGTTCAAGAATTTGCTAAAGGAAATTTGAATAAACAAGCACCAGTTCTGACTCGTGATGAAATCGGTCAATTGGCACAGTCATTTAACTCTATGGCAGCACAACTCGAAGAATCTTTTAAAACTATCAAACTACGAGAGCAGGAATTAGCTACTGCTAAAGGACAACTAGAAGTAGTTTTAGCACAATTGTTACAAGAGGCACAACAACTAGCTGGTCAACTAGTGCAGAGTGAAAAAATGTCTACCTTGGGTCAGTTAGTAGCTGGTGTAGCACACGAAATTAACAACCCTGTTAACTTTATTTATGCCAATATCAATCCTGCCAATGAATATATTCAAGATTTACTTAGGCTGTTACAACTTTACCAGGAGCATTATCCCAATCCAGATCCAGAAATTCAAAATGTGGCAAACGCAATAGATGTAGATTTCTTAGTTGCAGACCTCCCTAAACTATTAGCTTCGATGAAAATTGGTGCTACAAGAATTACAGAAATTGTGCTATCTCTGCGAAATTTTTCTCGTTTGGATGAGGCAGAAATGAAAGCAGTAAATATCCATGAAGGTATCGATAGCACACTGATGATTTTGGGAACTCGTCTTAAAGCTACATCTAAGCGTTCAGCAATTGAAGTTGTCAAAACATATGGTGACATACCACTAGTTGAGTGTTACGTTGGACAACTGAATCAGGTTTTTATGAATATCTTGGCTAATGCAATTGATGCCATAGAAGAATCATTAAATGTTAATGCTCCCGTGCTGGAAGCTTCTAATAAGTCTACCTCATTAGTAAAAAATAAAGAGATAGATAACATGCACAGCCTACCCACCTCAGAAATTCTCCCATCGAAGACCGAAGGCAAACGGGGACAAATTCGCATTCATACTGAACTTACTGCTGATGAATTGGTAATTATTCGCATCGCTGATGATGCTCTTGGCATTCCAGAGCATTTACAAAAACGATTGTTTGATCCTTTTTTTACTACTAAACCCGCAGGCAAAGGTACAGGTTTAGGTTTATCCATTAGTTATAAAATTATTACTGAAAAACATCAAGGAAAATTGGAGTGTATTTCCTCGCCTGGTAATGGTACAGAATTTATAATTACGATTCCTTTATATCAACATACCTAAGCTAATAGCAATCTGATTCTATTTTTTAAAAAATTTAAGTATATGTAGGCTGTGTTATCGCGTAGCGTAACGCGCCAAAGTCTTTGAACGGTGCGTTAGCCAGAGGCATAACACTACGTATATTTCAAAAATTAAATATGAGTCTAATAGCAGCTTTTATAAATAGATAGCAAATAAATTTAATTTATTTTTTAGGGTTTACCGAACTTATATAATTACAGTTTTCCGTACTTACCTTTTGTATGGTTATCTTCATATCTTTGGTGAAGATAACCGAATTTACATAGGATAAGCTCAGCAATAATATGAAAACATCAAAGCAAAACACCAATCCCAAGAGTTAGGTAGCTTAGTACAAGGGAGAAATTAATATGCTAGTTCGTTACAACCCCTGGCAAGACCTGAATGCTTTAGAACGTCAAATCAATCGCTTATTTGAGGATACTAGAGTACCATCTACATTATTGCAAAAAGGCAGGGCAAGAGTGCCTGCTGTTGAGTTACAAGAGAGCGAAGATACTATTTATCTCAAGCTAGAACTGCCAGGAATAGAAGAGAAAGACTTGGATATTCAAGTTACAGAAAAGGCTGTTTCTATTAGCGGTGAGCGTAAATCGGAAACTAAGACGGAAGACAAAAGTGTTACTAAAACCGAACTCAGCTACGGTAGGTTCCAACGTATAATTCCTTTATCTGCTCGGATTAGAAATACTGATGTTACCGCAGAATACAAAAACGGTATTTTGAATTTGACACTGCCAAAAGCTGAGACAGAAAAGAATAAAGTTGTTAAAGTCAATTTGACTAAATCTAGTGTCTAATGGGTTTGTAATCAAAATACTCAGTCTCCTCCAATAGATTGAGATAGCTAATTAAAAGCCCGGTTATGAAAGTAGCCGGGCTTTTTCTTATAGATAATTAAGTTCGGCTATAAATA
This region of Nostoc sp. UHCC 0302 genomic DNA includes:
- a CDS encoding ATP-binding protein translates to MTTVTSLEYYIAVNSLKKEVNNNLISIAESKANQLEVYLKEKQKNAVVIAKIPNISDALEQYQETFKKYGIKSFAYQKIDDKYRPFLTNCLETFGYSNIFLISESGDVVFSVKRDQKIGSNYYKGTYKHSELAKVFDRAKTLMQVEISSFSYYPATNEPAAFIASPIFKNNLIVGVVVLQLNNQEFNKVVNDYTGLGKNGETIVGSIVKERIVFTSPTRHDPKAAFQRYVNIGKQKLDPLNQAAHGIKGIGITIDYRGQKTIAAWRYLPSLNGGLLVKMDMAEVFASLETLKSIVIFLLLITLLLVIFAAIVVAKSISKPVVELTQVVQEFAKGNLNKQAPVLTRDEIGQLAQSFNSMAAQLEESFKTIKLREQELATAKGQLEVVLAQLLQEAQQLAGQLVQSEKMSTLGQLVAGVAHEINNPVNFIYANINPANEYIQDLLRLLQLYQEHYPNPDPEIQNVANAIDVDFLVADLPKLLASMKIGATRITEIVLSLRNFSRLDEAEMKAVNIHEGIDSTLMILGTRLKATSKRSAIEVVKTYGDIPLVECYVGQLNQVFMNILANAIDAIEESLNVNAPVLEASNKSTSLVKNKEIDNMHSLPTSEILPSKTEGKRGQIRIHTELTADELVIIRIADDALGIPEHLQKRLFDPFFTTKPAGKGTGLGLSISYKIITEKHQGKLECISSPGNGTEFIITIPLYQHT
- a CDS encoding Hsp20/alpha crystallin family protein, producing MLVRYNPWQDLNALERQINRLFEDTRVPSTLLQKGRARVPAVELQESEDTIYLKLELPGIEEKDLDIQVTEKAVSISGERKSETKTEDKSVTKTELSYGRFQRIIPLSARIRNTDVTAEYKNGILNLTLPKAETEKNKVVKVNLTKSSV